A window of Natrinema salifodinae contains these coding sequences:
- a CDS encoding sulfurtransferase → MDESVVVSPDWLASRLDDPTVRVVDVRDAWEYDGIGHLPGAVTVPFDSYRDESDVDRGTLPGADAFADLLGQAGIDEGDTIVAYDDTHGVFAARFVLTAIEYGHEDVRLLDGDYSAWNREHETTSDEPDVEPTEYEADPLDPNESPLVDREAVEDALERNAVFVDTREKDEFEEARLPGAVRFDWREVVDDETRRLKPEDDLEALLEEHGITRDREIVLYCNTARRISHTYVVLTALGYENVRFYEGSLTDWLAADGEIETGPVASE, encoded by the coding sequence ATGGACGAATCCGTCGTCGTCTCCCCCGACTGGCTCGCATCGCGACTGGACGATCCGACCGTGCGCGTCGTCGACGTGCGCGACGCCTGGGAATACGACGGGATCGGGCACCTCCCCGGCGCGGTAACCGTCCCGTTCGACAGCTACCGCGACGAGAGCGACGTCGACCGGGGGACCCTCCCCGGCGCCGACGCCTTCGCCGACCTGCTCGGCCAGGCGGGCATCGACGAGGGCGATACGATCGTCGCCTACGACGACACCCACGGCGTCTTCGCCGCCCGGTTCGTGCTCACCGCAATCGAGTACGGCCACGAGGACGTGCGCCTGTTAGACGGCGATTACAGCGCCTGGAACCGCGAGCACGAGACCACGAGCGACGAACCCGATGTCGAGCCGACCGAGTACGAGGCCGACCCGCTCGATCCCAACGAGAGCCCGCTGGTCGACCGCGAGGCCGTCGAGGACGCCCTGGAGCGCAACGCCGTCTTCGTCGACACTCGCGAGAAAGACGAGTTCGAGGAGGCCCGCCTGCCTGGCGCGGTGCGGTTCGACTGGCGCGAGGTCGTCGACGACGAAACCCGCCGCCTCAAGCCCGAGGACGACCTCGAGGCGCTGCTTGAAGAACACGGGATCACGCGCGACCGCGAGATCGTCCTCTACTGCAACACCGCGCGCCGGATCAGCCACACCTACGTCGTGCTCACGGCATTGGGGTACGAGAACGTCCGCTTCTACGAAGGCAGTCTTACGGACTGGCTCGCCGCCGACGGCGAGATCGAGACAGGGCCGGTCGCGTCCGAGTGA
- a CDS encoding signal recognition particle protein Srp54, with protein MVLDDLGSSLRGTLDKLRGQSRISEEDIEEIVKEIQRSLLSADVDVSLVMELSDNIEERALEEEPPAGTPARDFVLRIVYEELVGLIGDSTELPLEEQTILLAGLQGSGKTTSAAKMAWWFSTKGLRPAVIQTDTFRPGAYDQAEEMAERAEVDFYGNPDNDDPVEIARNGLEETSEADVHIVDTAGRHALEDDLIDEIEQIEGVVEPDTSLLVLDAAIGQGAKDQAQQFDESIGIDGVVITKLDGTAKGGGALTAVDQTDSSIAFLGTGEEVQDIERFEPDGFISRLLGMGDLGQLAERVERAMQQTEMEEDDWDPEDMLQGQFTLNDMQKQMEAMNNMGPLDQVMDMIPGFGGGIKDQLPDDAMDVTQDRMRAFSVIMDSMTEAEKEYPKAIGASQIRRIARGSGTSEEQVRELLEQYKMMERTIKQFQGMGSEQEMQRMMKQMQQQGGGGGGMGGMGPFG; from the coding sequence ATGGTACTCGACGATCTCGGGAGTTCTCTGCGGGGCACCCTCGACAAGCTCCGCGGGCAATCCCGCATCAGCGAGGAGGACATCGAGGAGATCGTCAAGGAGATCCAGCGCTCCTTGCTCTCCGCCGACGTCGACGTCTCGCTCGTGATGGAGCTGTCGGACAACATCGAGGAACGCGCCTTAGAAGAGGAGCCGCCCGCCGGCACGCCGGCGCGGGATTTCGTCCTCCGCATCGTCTACGAGGAACTGGTCGGCCTCATCGGCGACTCCACCGAGTTGCCCCTCGAGGAACAGACCATCCTGCTCGCCGGCCTGCAGGGGTCGGGGAAGACCACGTCCGCCGCGAAGATGGCCTGGTGGTTCTCCACGAAAGGGCTGCGCCCGGCGGTCATCCAGACCGACACCTTCCGACCCGGCGCGTACGACCAGGCCGAGGAGATGGCCGAGCGCGCGGAGGTCGACTTCTACGGCAACCCGGACAACGACGATCCGGTCGAGATCGCCCGCAATGGCCTCGAGGAGACCAGCGAGGCCGACGTCCACATCGTGGACACGGCCGGTCGCCACGCCCTCGAGGACGACCTGATCGACGAGATCGAGCAGATCGAGGGTGTCGTCGAGCCCGACACCTCCCTGCTCGTCTTAGACGCCGCGATCGGGCAAGGAGCGAAAGACCAGGCCCAGCAGTTCGACGAGTCGATCGGCATCGACGGAGTCGTCATCACGAAGCTAGACGGGACGGCGAAGGGTGGCGGCGCGCTGACCGCGGTCGACCAGACCGACTCGTCGATCGCCTTCCTCGGGACTGGCGAGGAGGTTCAAGATATCGAGCGCTTCGAGCCCGACGGCTTCATCTCGCGGCTGCTCGGCATGGGCGACCTCGGCCAACTGGCCGAGCGCGTCGAGCGCGCCATGCAGCAGACCGAGATGGAGGAAGACGACTGGGACCCGGAGGACATGCTCCAGGGGCAGTTCACCCTCAACGACATGCAAAAGCAGATGGAGGCGATGAACAACATGGGGCCGCTCGACCAGGTGATGGACATGATCCCGGGCTTCGGCGGCGGGATCAAGGATCAGCTGCCCGACGACGCCATGGACGTCACCCAGGATCGGATGCGCGCCTTCAGCGTCATCATGGACTCGATGACCGAGGCGGAAAAGGAGTATCCGAAGGCCATCGGCGCGAGCCAGATCCGACGGATCGCTCGCGGATCGGGCACCAGCGAGGAGCAGGTCCGGGAACTGCTCGAGCAGTACAAGATGATGGAGCGCACCATCAAGCAGTTCCAGGGCATGGGCTCCGAGCAAGAGATGCAGCGCATGATGAAACAGATGCAACAGCAAGGCGGCGGTGGCGGCGGCATGGGCGGTATGGGGCCGTTCGGATAG
- a CDS encoding type II toxin-antitoxin system HicB family antitoxin, which translates to MSSDEPVDLADVDADPSAYEALADADVVMRQNEHGLYIADDEVTGVSSQGQTPEKAVANLAEAVASYEEATADEPGDDWL; encoded by the coding sequence ATGAGTTCCGACGAACCCGTCGACCTCGCAGACGTGGACGCGGATCCCTCGGCGTACGAGGCCCTCGCGGACGCGGACGTGGTTATGCGACAGAACGAGCACGGACTCTACATCGCCGACGACGAGGTGACCGGCGTCTCGAGTCAGGGGCAGACGCCCGAGAAGGCCGTCGCGAACCTTGCGGAGGCCGTCGCGTCGTACGAGGAGGCGACCGCGGACGAGCCGGGCGACGACTGGCTCTGA
- a CDS encoding sulfurtransferase: MADDYAKDVLVSADWVDERLDDFQDDDSDLRLVEVDVDTEAYEEEHAPGAIGFNWETQLQDQTQRDILEKDDFEDLLGSHGISEDDTVVLYGDNSNWFAAYAYWQFKYYGHDDVRLLDGGREYWLENGYPTTDEEPDFSETEYEASGPRESIRAYREDVENAIERGVPLVDVRSPEEYSGEVLAPPGLQETAQRGGHIPGAKNISWAAVTNDDGTFKEPDELEELYAEEDITGDETTVAYCRIGERSSVAWFALHELLGYDDAVNYDGSWTEWGNLVNAPIEKGEADD, translated from the coding sequence ATGGCAGACGACTACGCCAAAGACGTACTCGTGTCGGCCGACTGGGTCGACGAGCGACTCGACGACTTCCAGGACGACGACTCCGACCTTCGCCTGGTCGAGGTCGACGTCGACACGGAAGCCTACGAGGAGGAGCACGCGCCTGGCGCGATCGGGTTCAACTGGGAGACCCAGCTCCAGGACCAGACCCAGCGGGACATCCTCGAGAAGGACGACTTCGAGGACCTGCTCGGGAGCCACGGCATCAGCGAGGACGACACGGTCGTCCTCTACGGCGACAACTCCAACTGGTTCGCCGCCTACGCCTACTGGCAGTTCAAGTACTACGGCCACGACGACGTCCGTCTGCTCGACGGCGGCCGCGAGTACTGGCTCGAGAACGGCTATCCGACCACCGACGAGGAGCCCGACTTCTCCGAGACCGAGTACGAGGCCTCCGGCCCGCGCGAGAGCATCCGCGCCTACCGCGAGGACGTTGAGAACGCGATCGAACGCGGCGTTCCGCTCGTCGACGTCCGCTCGCCCGAGGAGTACTCCGGCGAAGTCCTCGCCCCGCCGGGACTCCAGGAGACCGCCCAGCGCGGCGGCCACATCCCCGGTGCGAAGAACATCTCGTGGGCCGCCGTGACCAACGACGACGGCACCTTCAAGGAGCCCGACGAGCTCGAAGAACTCTACGCCGAGGAAGACATCACCGGCGACGAGACGACCGTCGCCTACTGCCGTATCGGCGAGCGCTCCTCGGTCGCCTGGTTCGCTCTGCACGAACTGCTCGGCTACGACGACGCCGTCAACTACGACGGCTCGTGGACCGAGTGGGGCAACCTGGTCAACGCGCCCATCGAGAAGGGCGAAGCGGACGACTGA
- a CDS encoding CBS domain-containing protein, whose amino-acid sequence MHDTIPVTEIMVADVVTAPPDATATEAATLMRDEGVSSVVVARNGNPVGIVTEGDFATHLCKRRDLGHIELSAVMSSPLTTIESTASLVDAVELLRSSDIEHLPVVARDGARTETRSGAADGDDGAGSTDSAGDLVGIVTTIELSYYVPQLVHRTVDSRQERPRRQVRTDTQYERDDWDFEYRGADKSSVAVGDVARFSKPLTEDDVAAFADVTGDTNRLHLDAAYAAETRFGERIVHGVLANGLLSAALARLPGLTIYLSQESSFRAPLPIGDRATAVCEVVEDLGRDKYRIETTVLDGDGTVVLDGDAVVLVDDLPPMADDETDATAIQ is encoded by the coding sequence ATGCACGACACGATACCCGTCACCGAGATCATGGTCGCGGACGTCGTCACCGCCCCGCCCGATGCGACCGCAACCGAGGCGGCGACGCTGATGCGCGACGAGGGCGTCAGTTCGGTCGTCGTCGCTCGAAACGGCAACCCCGTCGGCATCGTCACCGAGGGCGACTTCGCGACGCACCTCTGCAAACGGCGGGACCTCGGCCATATCGAGCTGTCGGCGGTCATGTCGTCTCCGCTGACGACGATCGAGTCGACCGCGTCTCTCGTCGACGCCGTCGAACTGCTGCGGTCGTCGGACATCGAACACCTGCCGGTCGTCGCACGCGACGGCGCAAGAACGGAAACTCGGTCCGGCGCGGCCGACGGGGACGATGGTGCGGGCAGCACGGACAGCGCGGGCGACCTGGTCGGCATCGTCACGACGATCGAACTCTCCTACTACGTCCCGCAACTCGTTCACCGCACCGTCGACTCGCGTCAGGAACGACCCCGTCGTCAGGTACGGACCGATACCCAGTACGAGCGCGACGACTGGGACTTCGAGTACCGCGGCGCTGATAAGTCGTCCGTCGCGGTCGGCGACGTCGCCAGGTTCTCCAAACCGCTCACCGAGGACGACGTCGCAGCCTTCGCGGACGTGACCGGCGACACAAACCGGCTGCACCTCGACGCGGCCTACGCCGCCGAGACCAGGTTCGGCGAGCGGATCGTCCACGGCGTGCTCGCGAACGGGCTGCTTAGCGCGGCGCTGGCGCGGCTTCCGGGGCTGACGATCTACCTCTCGCAGGAGAGCAGTTTCCGGGCGCCGCTCCCGATCGGCGACCGAGCCACCGCCGTCTGCGAGGTTGTCGAGGATCTCGGCCGGGACAAGTACCGCATCGAGACGACGGTTCTGGACGGTGACGGCACGGTGGTCCTCGACGGGGACGCGGTCGTCCTCGTCGATGACCTCCCGCCGATGGCGGACGACGAGACCGACGCGACGGCGATTCAGTGA
- a CDS encoding dihydrolipoyl dehydrogenase, whose protein sequence is MEEYDIVVIGGGSGSQVATAAAEQGLEAAVVERGPLGGACITRGCVPSKALIHRADVTESVRNAEEFGVTARLEDVDYGGITDAIHDTVYEKADNQESNLRENERISLYRGEGRFVDDRTVEIDLNEDDRGGSATIRGDTVVIAVGSRPMVPPIDGIEDVDFLTSDDALFLDDRPDDLVIVGGGYIGAELGYFFAALGTDVSLVGRSDELVPRADDDVSAVVTESLETHCDVYTGYEAAAVAEADDGVTVTAEPAGGGDEDENGGGDDGADTDTVELTADELLLATGRRPNTDTLDLDATGVETDEKGYVETDDHLETTADGIWALGDIVGEQPFKHAADDEALVVTANVLDDAGEAVDYRAMPHAIFTEPQVASVGVTEDELATDDRDYEAVTVPYDAAPLGLILEAGDGFVKAIAAPDGEILGCHIVGPQASTLLHEVVVAMDGGGTVEDVAEPVHVHPALNEVVYAAFDELSDAKYSTAPDWRDVA, encoded by the coding sequence ATGGAGGAGTACGATATCGTCGTGATCGGCGGCGGGTCGGGCAGCCAGGTCGCCACCGCGGCGGCCGAGCAGGGCCTCGAGGCGGCCGTCGTCGAGCGCGGCCCCCTCGGCGGTGCCTGCATCACTCGGGGGTGTGTCCCCTCGAAGGCGCTCATCCACCGGGCGGACGTCACCGAGTCCGTCCGCAACGCCGAGGAGTTCGGCGTGACGGCCCGACTGGAGGACGTCGACTACGGCGGGATCACCGATGCGATCCACGATACGGTCTACGAGAAGGCGGACAACCAGGAATCGAACCTCCGGGAGAACGAGCGGATCTCCCTCTACCGCGGCGAAGGACGGTTCGTCGACGATCGGACCGTCGAGATCGACCTGAACGAGGACGACAGGGGCGGGAGTGCGACGATCCGCGGCGATACCGTCGTCATCGCCGTCGGGAGCCGTCCGATGGTGCCGCCGATCGACGGGATCGAGGACGTCGACTTCCTCACGAGCGACGACGCGCTCTTCCTCGACGACCGGCCGGACGACCTCGTGATCGTCGGCGGCGGCTACATCGGCGCGGAACTGGGCTACTTCTTCGCCGCGTTGGGCACCGACGTCTCGCTCGTCGGCCGCAGCGACGAACTCGTCCCGCGGGCGGACGACGACGTGAGCGCGGTCGTGACCGAGTCCCTCGAGACGCACTGCGACGTCTACACCGGCTACGAGGCGGCCGCGGTCGCGGAAGCGGACGACGGCGTCACTGTGACCGCGGAACCCGCAGGCGGGGGAGACGAGGACGAGAACGGCGGCGGTGACGACGGCGCCGATACCGACACCGTCGAACTCACCGCCGACGAACTCCTGCTGGCGACCGGTCGCCGTCCTAACACCGACACGCTCGATCTCGACGCGACGGGTGTCGAGACCGACGAGAAGGGCTACGTCGAGACCGACGACCACCTCGAGACGACCGCCGACGGCATCTGGGCGCTGGGCGATATCGTCGGCGAACAGCCGTTCAAGCACGCGGCCGACGACGAGGCGCTGGTTGTCACGGCGAACGTGCTCGACGATGCGGGAGAGGCGGTCGACTATCGCGCGATGCCCCACGCGATCTTCACGGAGCCCCAGGTTGCGAGCGTCGGGGTGACGGAGGACGAACTCGCGACCGACGACCGCGACTACGAGGCCGTCACTGTCCCCTACGACGCCGCGCCGCTCGGGCTGATACTCGAGGCCGGCGACGGGTTCGTGAAGGCGATCGCCGCGCCGGACGGCGAGATTCTGGGCTGTCACATCGTCGGCCCCCAGGCGTCGACGCTGCTCCACGAAGTCGTCGTCGCGATGGACGGCGGTGGGACCGTCGAGGACGTCGCAGAGCCGGTCCACGTCCACCCCGCGCTGAACGAAGTGGTCTACGCGGCGTTCGACGAACTCTCGGACGCGAAGTATTCGACGGCGCCCGACTGGCGAGACGTCGCGTGA
- a CDS encoding aldo/keto reductase, giving the protein MARDSLPSIGLGTYSEENREQWRDTVETALDVGYRHVDTAQVYENEEYVGEALQSASVDREDVFLSTKTVHHDVPPEPERVPDAIDGCLDRLGVETVDLLYVHWPSGVYDHEAVLPAYDEAYREGKTRRVGLSNFTPELLDEALAVLDAPLFAHQAEMHPLLPQEDLVAHAQEHDYLFVAYSPLANGEILDVPEIRRVAEKHDATPAQVSLAWLLDHDNVAAIPKASSREHLEQNLAARDLELDADDIELIDSINRRERQIDPDHGPWNW; this is encoded by the coding sequence ATGGCCCGCGATTCCTTGCCGAGCATCGGCCTCGGCACCTACTCCGAGGAGAACCGCGAGCAGTGGCGCGACACCGTCGAAACGGCGCTGGACGTCGGCTACCGACATGTCGATACCGCCCAAGTGTACGAAAACGAGGAGTACGTCGGCGAAGCGCTGCAGTCCGCGTCCGTCGACCGCGAGGACGTCTTCCTCTCGACGAAGACCGTCCACCACGACGTCCCGCCCGAGCCCGAGCGGGTCCCCGACGCCATCGACGGCTGTCTCGACCGCCTCGGCGTCGAGACCGTCGACCTCCTGTACGTCCACTGGCCCTCGGGTGTCTACGACCACGAGGCGGTCCTGCCCGCCTACGACGAGGCCTACCGGGAAGGGAAGACCCGCCGCGTCGGCCTCTCGAACTTCACGCCCGAACTGCTCGACGAGGCGCTGGCGGTCCTCGACGCGCCGCTGTTCGCCCACCAGGCCGAGATGCATCCCCTGCTCCCGCAGGAGGACCTGGTCGCCCACGCGCAGGAACACGACTACCTGTTCGTAGCCTACTCGCCGCTGGCCAACGGCGAGATCCTCGATGTCCCCGAGATTCGGCGGGTCGCCGAGAAACACGACGCGACGCCGGCGCAGGTCTCGCTCGCCTGGCTGCTCGATCACGACAACGTCGCCGCGATCCCCAAGGCTAGCAGCCGCGAGCATCTGGAACAGAATCTGGCGGCGCGGGACCTCGAACTCGACGCGGACGACATCGAGTTGATCGACTCGATCAACCGCCGGGAACGGCAGATCGATCCCGATCACGGCCCCTGGAACTGGTAA